The segment TGCTCATCGGCCCATGATTATTGGTATCGGTCTTGTGATTCGGAATCGGATCGAACTTGTCAAAAACCTCGTTCCATTGAGCCTTCAGAATTCGCAGCAGCAGTTCGTATTGGGCAGGATCGTAGTTGGCTGGTTTCTCGAATGGGATGCGATTTTCAGGTTCGTTCGTCAGACACATGCGAAAACAGTAGGCCTGAACGCGATGATCTCCTGAATGTTTTTCGCCAGGAGAATCAGGGCTGATGCGAGGCAGCACACCGCTTGCCGGATCGCCGGGGACGACATAAGGATCGATGCGCTGTTTGTCGGGAATGGCATCGAAGTGGTGTCGGTGGTGGAGCACGCCGGTTTGAACGCCATTGTATTCCTCCCCGTAAACATCACGCCCCTCACGACCGACGTGATAGTCAACGCCGCAAGCGGCCATCAGGTCGCCCTCGTACGTGGCGTCGATGAACATCTTGGCGACGAAGACCTCGCCGTTGGTCATGCGGATACTTTTGATGCGGCCGTTTGACATCGTGACGCCGCCAGGATCACGATCCAACCAATGATCTCGGTAAACGGGAATTTCAAACTCACGGACGTAGTCTTCGTAGACCTTCTCGGCGACTCGTGGCTCGAAGATCCACATCGTTCGATTTTCACCATCCACGGCAGGATTGCCTTGGCCGCGGCCCCCATAGTCTTCCGATTTTTGAAACTTCCAGGTGTTCGCGTTCTGATATTCCTTCCAGATCCGGTGATAGAAATCCCTGGAAAGTCCACCGATCACTTCTTTGCGTCCCGTGTCAGTCCAGCCAAGCCCACCGGCGGACAAGCCGCCAAGATGTTTGTCTGGACCAACGATAACAACCTGCTTGCCCATACGCTTCGCTTGCACCGCAGCGATGACACCCGCGCTCGTGCCGCCGTAAACGACGACGTCGGACTTTGTCTCGGCGCGAACGGTTGAACAGAAAACAATCGAAAACAGGGCGAGCGAAAGCAGGCAACGAATCATCGGCTATCCACGTTTGGCAAAATTAAAAAAACAGGATTTACTACTGGCCTGCGGGATCTTTCCCATCGATCCACGGGCCAGCCAGCTTCATGTGCTCGGGTTCCTCAAGCGCACTTCCGTAGTCGCCAGCGTTCCAGCCCGGAATGTGATTCGGCTTACCGCGATCAGCCGAGACCTTTTCCCAACGCGTTGACCACGAATCATCAGCTTCGCCAGCTTTCATTTCTTCGTCGTCGAAGAAGAAGACTTTACCTTGACGATAGCTCTGTGCGCCAAGGATCACCGTTGTGATAGCAGCGGCGCCAAGATAAGGATCGTTGTTCACAGCCGAAGGATCGTCTGCAACCATCGCGTCGATCCAATTCTTGAAGTGAGCGTAAGTTGTGTCCTCAACAGTTTCCGTTTCGATCGTCTGCTCTTTCAATTTGCTGTTGCGAGTTACTTGCGGACGCTCTGGGACATAATCAAACTGGTTGAACTCTTCCCCGTTGCCAAAAACATATGAGCCAAAATGACCACGAATCATTTGGCGAATCGGAGTGTTCTGGCACGCCATCGTCGCCGTAACCAAGCCCTGAACGCCTTCTTTGAAGTCGGCAACAACTGTTGCCACATCGGGAACCTGACGTCCATCGTACTCGACATACAACCCACCGGCACCAACAACTCGGCCAGGAAACCGAAGGCCTGTTGCCTTCAGCATCGAAGTGGTTCGATGCACAAACAGGTCGGTAAACATACCGCTTCCGTACGGCCAAAACCGGCGCCACTGACGATATTTTTCACGGTCGAAGTCTTCGTATTCCGCCAACCCTTCGTCAGATCCAAGCCACATTTTCCAGTTGATGTTCTTGGGCGTCATTTCTGGATCGAGTCGGTAATATCGCCACTGTCCCATCGCCGAATTTCGAAAGAACTCGGTTTGGTACATCAGTACTTTACCGAGCCTGCCTTCGTTGAGCAGACCGTTGACTTTACTCCAGACTGGCAGGCTGGTGGATTGAACTCCAACCTGCATGACCTTGCCTGATTTCTTCCACGTGCGATAGACGTTGACGGCTTCTTCGACCGTCTTGGTCATCGGTTTTTCGCAGTAGACATGCAGCCCCTTGTTCAGCGAATCAACTGTCTGCAGATGGTGCCAGTGATCGGGTGTACCAATACAAACAGCATCAAGGTCTTCCTTCTCAAGCATTTCTCGATAGTCGACATACTTCGCAGGAGCCTTCTTGAGGTTCTTTTCGATATGCTTGGCGGTTCGATCGACATGCACGTTGTAGACATCGGCAACGGCAACCAGTTCAATTGGCTGACCTTCTTTTGCCAGCTTCGTCAGCGTCTTTACATGGGCTCCGAACCCACGACTTCCCGGCCCAATGAATCCAATGCGAATTTTCTCAGCGGGCAAATGAACAGGCGTCTCGCCTCGAGAAGTTTGGGTGGTCGTTGCGATTGCTGCGGAGGCCGCTGATGCCTTGATAAACTGCCGTCGACTGGGCGTGGACATATTGAACTCTTGTCTGATGAACACCTGAATTAGCCAAACCAACATTTTAGCCAGGATCACAAACTCATGATGAAAGGCGTCAGGTTTTCGATTGCAAAAAAGCAATTTCGCGTAGGCTGTTTTTCCAGTTTTTTACACGGAATCCGACTAACCACTCAAGCCTTGAGACGCAACAAACAATTTCTATCCGTCGCTCGTTTCAGACTGGACTAGCCAATATCTCGTGGACTCCGGATGAAGGCCAAGACAGCCAATTTTGCCACTCTTTTGCGTTGACCCAAGAGCTCGTGACAGTGCGACGCTTCCGGGATGTATTTTCACTGGAACGTCGCAGCCTGAATTCGAGCATCTCAAGTTTTTCTTCGAATTGTCGACGGACGTCCCTCTTCACACACTCCAGTTCCACCACTATCCAAGTTAGGTCCGGACTGCTGGCGCCCCCTTCAATGTGTCGTCAAAAAGTCCGCCTGACATGTTAGTCGGGCAATCCTTGACGATATTCGCGGCCGGATACTTGACATTGATCAGACGCGGAGTGACTATTGATTTCAGGCCGAGCCGGAAGTTGACGCCTTTCAATACGAAAATTTGAAATTGATGAATCAAAACGTTCTATCACCACTATTTGCACTACTGCTATTCGTTGCGCATCTGAATTGCGTTCTCGAACACCAGCTTGTGTCCACTAGCGCCGATGGAATCGTCGATTCAACTTTAGCCACTTCAGAATCCCATACGCCGTCGCCCGGCGAATCCAACAGCTGTGAGCACGGTGGCTGCATCTGCGAAGGTGCGACGCTTGCGGTTGAATTCGAGTTCACCAGCTTTGAAGAAGTCACTTTTGGGTTCGATTTCCTTAGCGTCTATCTCCTCGTTTCAAGAACGAAACAAACCGGGAACGCCGCGCACCATTTTAGCAAAAAACCGGCTTGCCGTTTGCCGCTGCGCGCTTCGGATCGCTGCGCCGCCTTGCAAACATTCTTGATCTAGCCGACTCACTCTCTCAAGAGTCGATGTTCATTGGTTCTCCGATTGAATTCGTGGCGACCGCTGCGCATTTGATTGATCCATGTCACGTTTCAGCATTCTGCTGATTTGAAACACCATCTTTCCGAAGTTTCCCATGTCAAATCCTGTCCGCTCAAGTCGTCTCAATTGGTCTCCTTTTCTTGAACTGCTGCAACGTTTTGGTTCCATCATCACAGTTGCCGCGATCGCCGTATTCGGTTTCTGGGGCGGACACTTCCTGTTGCCCGGACAAGAACATGCAGACAGTGAAACGGAATCGGCAGAAGCCTTCAGTTCCGTCGAATCAAGCTCGTTGACGCTACCCGAGGCGAAATCTACGGCGGCAGACCTCAAGACCATGGCGGTCAAGAGCGAGACATTTCAAGCTCACAAAGCAGTTCCTGGAACGATCGTTTATGACGCCACCAAAAAAGTTGAGCTACGTGCGACGGTCGATTGCGTCGTCAAGGAAACGCTTGTATGCCCGGCCCAGCAAGTCGAGCAAGGTCAGCCAATGCTCCGTTTGACAGGCCCTGCGGTTGGTGCAGCCCGAAGTGAAATCAGCCAGTGTGAATCGAGCGTCGGCTTGCTCGAAAGTGAATATACGTGGACGCAGGAAACTCATTCGAATATTCGAGAGTTGTTGTCGTTTCTGGAACAATCGCCATCATCAGAGCAAGCCAGATCACGATTCGAGAACAAAAATCTTGGCGAGCACCGAAACGAAATTCTCTCTGCATACGCCGAACTTGCATTGGCGAAACAACTTGACGCTCGAACAAACCGCTTGCAGTCTCAAGGCGCGATTTCCGGCAAGGAAGCCGACAAACGGAAAAGCGGTTTGGACGTCGCGTCTGCGAAATTTAACTCCATCCGCGAAGAGATGACGTTTCAGACTTCGCAACAGCTAGTGCGTGGCAAAGCGAATCTTGAAGCTGAAAAAAAACAGCTGGAAATGTGCCGTGAGAAACTTGCCGCCTTGCTTGGGCCGCAAAATCGTCTGGACGATTCCGCCAAACAAGGTGTCGCCGATTTCGTCGTGACCGCACCAAGGTCAGGCCAAATCGTGTCGCTGCCGGCAGTCAGCTCATCAAGGTTCGAACCGGGCGAAGTCATGGCGGAGATTGCTGACATCAGTGATGTTTGGGTTGAAGCTCAAATCAGTCAGCGCGACTGGCATTCGCTAAGGCTGGATAAATTTCAAACACTGTCCGTTCGTGTTCCGGCTTTGCCAAATACCAAATTCACTGCCGTCGTCAAACACATCGGAACCTCCGTTTCCGAGTCCACGATGGCGATTCCTCTGGTCGCTGAACTTGGCAACCCGGAAGGGCGTTTCCGCCCCGGCATGTCAGTTTGGGTCGAGCTCCCGACCAGCAATGCGCGAGCGGCAATGGCAGTGCCGGAGGGTGCCGTACAAAGAAACGAATCAGAATCGTTTGTCTTTGTTCAAACGGGTGAAAGAACGTTTGAAAAACGGGATGTTGTCGTTGGCGAGCAATCGGAAGATCGAATCGAGATCAAATCTGGAATTAACTCAGGCGACAAAGTGGTTGTCGAAGGTGCCTTCTTTTTAAAGTCCGAGTTGCTGCTGGCGGAGGAAGAATAACCCCTTCGCGCAGCTCGCTTGTTCAGGCCAATTTGACATCAAACGAAAAACATCATGCTCACCAAACTAATCGAGTTTTCACTCAACAACCGCTTCCTGATTATCATCGGCGTTCTGCTGGTGGCAGGCTTGGGCGTGTACAACGCGTTACAAATACCGATCGACGCCGTTCCCGACATGACCAACACGCAAGTCCAAATCCTGACCGATGCGGGTTCGCTTTCGCCAATCGAAGTCGAACAATACGTTTCCTACCCTGTCGAAGCAACCATGGCAGGGCTGCCAGACGTCATCGAGATCCGAAGCATTTCAAAACTGGGACTGTCCGTCGTCACCGTCGTCTTCGAAGAGAAAACGGATCTCTTCCACGCACGAAACCTGATCAACGAACGCCTGGCCGACGCGAAATCTCGAATTGGCGGATACGGCGACCCGCAGATCGGCACGCTCACCACCGCTCTTGGTGAAATCCTTCAGTTTGAAGTTCGTGGCGAAGACTACTCGCCGATGGAACTGCGCACAGTACTCGAATGGCAAGTCGCTCCACGCTTGCGTGACACTCCCGGCGTGACGGAAATCAATTCGATGGGAGGCTTCTACAAAACGTTTGAAGTCCAGGTCAATCCAGAGGAACTGACCAGTTATGAACTCACGATTGGCGACGTCACCACGGCTTTAAGAAACAACAACATGACTGCTGGCGGAGGATATATCGTTCACCACGGCGAGCAGCGGTTTGTTCGAGGCGAAGCCATGTTAAAGACCGTCGAAGACATTGCCAACGTCGTGGTGAAGACTCGTTCTGGCGGATTGCCGATTCTGATCCGCGACATTGGAGCCGTTGAACTGGTTCCATTGACGCGTCAGGGCGTGGTGACACGCGATGGTCGCGGAGAAATCGTGACCGGCATGGTGATGATGTTGCGAGGAGAAAACTCGAGAACGGTGGTCGAAGCTGCGAAAGAGAAACTGGCTGAGATCGAACTCTCGATGCCACCGGGTGTGAAGCTCGACATCATCTACGATCGCTCTGAACTGATAAACCGCACTTTGCACACCGTACTGAAAAACCTGCTCGAAGGCGGCACACTTGTAATTGTCATTTTGTTCCTGATGCTGGGAAACTTCCGGGCCGGCCTGATTGTGGCGCTCGCGATTCCGCTTTCAATGCTATTTGCGTCGAACTTCATGATGTTTGCGGCAATCAGTGCCAGCCTGATGAGTCTCGGAGCAATCGACTTTGGATTGATCGTCGACAGTAGCGTCATCATGATCGAAAACTGTATTCGCCGGTTATCGGAACGATCGCATGATCTTCCCGAAGGCCAGTTTCTTTCACCTGTCCAGCGAATGCAAACAATCAAAGACGCGGCGATCGAAGTTCGCAAGCCGACGATGTTCGGTGAACTGATTATCGCGGTCGTCTACTTGCCCATTCTTTTTTTGGAAGGAACCGAAGGCAAACTGTTTAAGCCGATGGCGTTGACGGTTCTTTTTGCACTTGGCGGTTCACTCATTCTTTCTCTGACACTAATGCCCGTTTTGGCTTACATCGGATTGCCCAAACGAATGGAAGAGAAGGACGTCTTTTTGATTCGAATCATCAAGAAAGCTTACCGCCCGATCGTGAAACTCGCGGTGAAAACTCCCGCGGTAACGTTTGGCATCGCCCTCGCGGTTCTCACGTGTAGCATTCCACTTGGCCAACACCTGGGGGCTGAATTCATGCCGCGACTGGAAGAAGGTGACTTGTTGGTAGAAGCGTCCCGATTGCCAAGTGCTTCATTGGAAGACGCTGTTCCTCGTTCAACAGAAATTGAAAACGTCATTGGAAAGTTTCCTGAAGTTAAAACGGTCTTTTGCAAAACCGGTCGACCGGAAATCGCCAACGATGT is part of the Mariniblastus fucicola genome and harbors:
- a CDS encoding efflux RND transporter permease subunit, translating into MLTKLIEFSLNNRFLIIIGVLLVAGLGVYNALQIPIDAVPDMTNTQVQILTDAGSLSPIEVEQYVSYPVEATMAGLPDVIEIRSISKLGLSVVTVVFEEKTDLFHARNLINERLADAKSRIGGYGDPQIGTLTTALGEILQFEVRGEDYSPMELRTVLEWQVAPRLRDTPGVTEINSMGGFYKTFEVQVNPEELTSYELTIGDVTTALRNNNMTAGGGYIVHHGEQRFVRGEAMLKTVEDIANVVVKTRSGGLPILIRDIGAVELVPLTRQGVVTRDGRGEIVTGMVMMLRGENSRTVVEAAKEKLAEIELSMPPGVKLDIIYDRSELINRTLHTVLKNLLEGGTLVIVILFLMLGNFRAGLIVALAIPLSMLFASNFMMFAAISASLMSLGAIDFGLIVDSSVIMIENCIRRLSERSHDLPEGQFLSPVQRMQTIKDAAIEVRKPTMFGELIIAVVYLPILFLEGTEGKLFKPMALTVLFALGGSLILSLTLMPVLAYIGLPKRMEEKDVFLIRIIKKAYRPIVKLAVKTPAVTFGIALAVLTCSIPLGQHLGAEFMPRLEEGDLLVEASRLPSASLEDAVPRSTEIENVIGKFPEVKTVFCKTGRPEIANDVMGVHQTDVWVMLKPVSHWPEPKTRDELIEALSVELNENVPGVAFGFTQPIEMRVDELVAGVKADVALLLYGDDMQILGEKGREIETLLRTIDGAVDVKADYQANIPTLAVSTNPEQLARYGIPASEVMAAVEAVGGTPVGKIYEGRARFPIMVRLPEAWRQDATLLQQVPVKQVAGHPITLGMLADIQLEESPPGIEHEAGRRRTFVSVNVRGRDVASFVQEAKRRVQAEISLPAGYAIEWGGDFENLQSASLRLAIITPVVLLLIWILLYSTFSSMRLALLIFLAVPIAASGGVIALWWRKMPFSISAGVGFIALFGVAVLNGLVWVSAAEANRKNGLSAKDAALDAAENRLRPVLMTALVASFGFLPMALSTTAGAEIQRPLATVVIGGLITSTLLTAVVVPAIYPWFAGAARE
- a CDS encoding Gfo/Idh/MocA family protein, whose amino-acid sequence is MSTPSRRQFIKASAASAAIATTTQTSRGETPVHLPAEKIRIGFIGPGSRGFGAHVKTLTKLAKEGQPIELVAVADVYNVHVDRTAKHIEKNLKKAPAKYVDYREMLEKEDLDAVCIGTPDHWHHLQTVDSLNKGLHVYCEKPMTKTVEEAVNVYRTWKKSGKVMQVGVQSTSLPVWSKVNGLLNEGRLGKVLMYQTEFFRNSAMGQWRYYRLDPEMTPKNINWKMWLGSDEGLAEYEDFDREKYRQWRRFWPYGSGMFTDLFVHRTTSMLKATGLRFPGRVVGAGGLYVEYDGRQVPDVATVVADFKEGVQGLVTATMACQNTPIRQMIRGHFGSYVFGNGEEFNQFDYVPERPQVTRNSKLKEQTIETETVEDTTYAHFKNWIDAMVADDPSAVNNDPYLGAAAITTVILGAQSYRQGKVFFFDDEEMKAGEADDSWSTRWEKVSADRGKPNHIPGWNAGDYGSALEEPEHMKLAGPWIDGKDPAGQ
- a CDS encoding efflux RND transporter periplasmic adaptor subunit, with the protein product MSNPVRSSRLNWSPFLELLQRFGSIITVAAIAVFGFWGGHFLLPGQEHADSETESAEAFSSVESSSLTLPEAKSTAADLKTMAVKSETFQAHKAVPGTIVYDATKKVELRATVDCVVKETLVCPAQQVEQGQPMLRLTGPAVGAARSEISQCESSVGLLESEYTWTQETHSNIRELLSFLEQSPSSEQARSRFENKNLGEHRNEILSAYAELALAKQLDARTNRLQSQGAISGKEADKRKSGLDVASAKFNSIREEMTFQTSQQLVRGKANLEAEKKQLEMCREKLAALLGPQNRLDDSAKQGVADFVVTAPRSGQIVSLPAVSSSRFEPGEVMAEIADISDVWVEAQISQRDWHSLRLDKFQTLSVRVPALPNTKFTAVVKHIGTSVSESTMAIPLVAELGNPEGRFRPGMSVWVELPTSNARAAMAVPEGAVQRNESESFVFVQTGERTFEKRDVVVGEQSEDRIEIKSGINSGDKVVVEGAFFLKSELLLAEEE